Proteins found in one Scardovia inopinata JCM 12537 genomic segment:
- a CDS encoding NUDIX hydrolase: MAPDLTPAGRSRILRQDRLFTGRIFAVDRITVELQGVEQEPVQIERDLIRHAPVAVMLVHDCIHDRYYLQYEYRIGAQAIVPGIPAGFIDQGESPEQAMLREIKEETGIVPNQTDGSYSIDHVGKFYSSEGMSNELASIAVIHLHNWHQEAQHLDQGEFITGGWVSWDQLLAAHISASNSIIAIQHEALRRLKKEKHNSHQA, encoded by the coding sequence ATGGCACCGGATCTGACACCCGCCGGCAGGAGCCGAATTCTTCGCCAGGATCGGCTCTTTACTGGCCGTATTTTTGCAGTTGATCGAATAACCGTAGAACTTCAGGGGGTAGAGCAGGAACCTGTCCAGATAGAGCGGGATCTGATTCGTCATGCTCCGGTTGCAGTCATGCTGGTCCATGACTGTATACATGACCGCTACTATCTCCAATATGAGTACAGGATTGGAGCCCAGGCTATAGTCCCCGGCATTCCGGCTGGCTTTATCGATCAGGGAGAAAGCCCGGAGCAGGCAATGCTGAGGGAAATAAAGGAAGAAACAGGGATCGTTCCCAACCAGACTGATGGCTCCTATTCCATTGACCATGTAGGAAAATTCTACTCGTCTGAAGGCATGTCCAACGAGCTGGCCTCCATTGCAGTAATCCACCTGCACAACTGGCACCAGGAGGCTCAGCACTTGGATCAGGGAGAATTTATTACAGGCGGTTGGGTCAGCTGGGATCAGCTTCTGGCCGCTCATATCTCTGCTTCCAATTCCATCATCGCTATCCAACACGAGGCGCTTAGGCGCCTGAAAAAGGAGAAACACAATTCCCATCAGGCCTGA
- a CDS encoding alpha/beta fold hydrolase, translated as MVSTMITEGKAITLLDENTYAETMEKTVLPATTKVCTHGWMNPATYPGLKELPTPAGSHHGMLHYVSYRHPLASSQNQDLGNDGQGSGPEGSTIEERPSIVISHGFTGIIPHYTELAYYFFQAGFDVWIMEHRGHGLSPHDVTDPSVIWIDDWRRYVVDLAKFAQEVVRPQTSGDLYLFAHSMGGGIGISVAQQFPDIFSKIILTSPMIEAQMAGIPGPVAKRIARAFCRAGKGKNRVFAQKPFSPVLDPNSIRGLSAARAQWRFDTRLTDKRYQTCAASYQWVLQTFGLKKSLLNPANCAKIQASIMLFQAENDTFVRLDRQDEFIDMAQAADCDVEKVFIPQAMHDFSEGPNHILAPVLEQSIDFLGE; from the coding sequence ATGGTTTCAACGATGATTACAGAGGGCAAGGCCATCACCCTGCTGGATGAGAATACCTATGCAGAAACAATGGAGAAAACAGTTCTCCCTGCTACGACCAAGGTCTGCACGCATGGATGGATGAACCCGGCAACCTACCCTGGCTTGAAAGAGCTGCCTACCCCTGCAGGCTCACATCATGGCATGCTTCATTATGTGTCTTACCGGCATCCTCTGGCTTCCAGCCAAAATCAAGACCTGGGTAATGACGGCCAGGGCAGCGGTCCTGAAGGAAGCACCATTGAAGAACGCCCCAGCATAGTCATTTCTCATGGATTTACAGGCATTATTCCCCACTACACCGAGCTTGCCTACTATTTCTTCCAAGCCGGTTTCGATGTGTGGATCATGGAACACCGTGGTCATGGGCTGTCCCCTCATGATGTGACAGATCCTTCAGTTATCTGGATTGATGACTGGCGGCGCTATGTGGTGGATCTAGCTAAGTTCGCCCAGGAGGTAGTCCGCCCCCAAACCAGCGGTGATCTGTATCTTTTTGCCCATTCCATGGGAGGAGGCATTGGGATCAGTGTGGCCCAACAATTCCCTGATATCTTCAGTAAGATCATCCTGACTTCCCCCATGATTGAAGCCCAAATGGCCGGTATTCCAGGGCCTGTAGCCAAAAGAATAGCAAGAGCCTTCTGCCGGGCAGGCAAAGGAAAGAATCGGGTATTTGCTCAAAAACCTTTCAGTCCCGTCCTGGATCCTAACAGCATTCGGGGCCTATCAGCTGCCAGAGCCCAATGGCGTTTTGATACCAGACTGACCGACAAACGGTACCAAACCTGTGCGGCCTCTTACCAGTGGGTCCTGCAGACCTTTGGACTGAAAAAATCTCTGCTGAATCCAGCAAATTGTGCTAAAATCCAGGCTTCCATCATGCTTTTTCAAGCAGAAAATGATACTTTTGTCCGTTTGGACCGACAGGACGAATTTATTGATATGGCTCAGGCAGCTGACTGCGATGTGGAGAAAGTTTTCATTCCTCAGGCTATGCATGACTTCTCCGAAGGACCCAACCATATTTTAGCTCCAGTCCTTGAGCAATCGATTGATTTCCTGGGCGAATAG
- a CDS encoding YhgE/Pip domain-containing protein has product MVWRIFVRDFLRVLRNPIALIVTIAIIFLPGLYSWANIAANWDPYSNAKNLQVAVANNDAGSHSQLTGTINVGSQVVTQLKDNHSLGWQFVTNAQAKEGVASGKYYAALIIPENFSSHLIGALQGTSSRPRLVYYVNEKLNPIAPKVTDIGAETIEENINTQFIKQVSKAVVQQLKKGKSQALGDISSSRNDAVATIDDAITDISSTQNSMNSVVASLNKAKGSLDSVDKTLSDLDGTISNLRTSLKTSQNLIDTTQSGLHRFSSSASSVLTSGAANMSLLAIQVNTASATVNQSISDVSAQAGKAEAKLTSIVALNESVVSQLQTALTSSGLNKNSDLYQKLSSRISSLKAQADAQRSALQTFTSSSSASLAASQKAASSLGSAISSAATNSANTLNTANSQITGTMITSLDSTLGSLRSVMGSADGTLIALRSDIRQSRNILVQLSTLMDQTSSTLKAGRKSLNSAKNQLDSVRTDLIALDSSAAWKKIQGISPDPKEISAFISSPVLLNTKTVYPISNYGSAIAPFYTNLALWVGGFILIAIIKSEVDREGLKRFSARDAYLGRLMMFLLVGLMQGLVTAAGDLLMGIQCQSPGLFILASVFLSFTYVSIIYSLAIAFKHIGKAIAVLLVIVQIPGSSGTYPIELMPKFFRSIEPWLPFTYGINAMRETIGGMYRGAYWHNLAMLLPFVIAAYFIGIFVRPYLLNLNALFDRRLSETDLFIAEKNNLTNSRFRLSNVLQNLLDNDEYKERIQKRTQAFLEVYPRLVVAGIVAIAVIPVIFLILMFVVPVKIGFLIAWIVSIIVIDTFLIVLEYMHDSYIRELGLSEIPDEGARLDLLRRIRTRWFPSNSSAERLSKEHPHIKEEHK; this is encoded by the coding sequence ATGGTGTGGCGGATTTTTGTGCGGGATTTTCTCCGTGTTTTGCGCAATCCTATTGCACTTATTGTCACTATTGCCATTATATTTTTACCCGGCCTGTATTCGTGGGCCAATATAGCTGCCAACTGGGACCCATACTCCAATGCTAAAAATCTTCAGGTAGCCGTAGCAAATAATGATGCCGGTTCCCACAGTCAGTTGACCGGAACTATCAACGTGGGCTCTCAGGTAGTGACACAGTTGAAAGATAATCATTCCCTGGGCTGGCAGTTTGTGACCAATGCCCAGGCTAAGGAGGGGGTAGCTTCTGGTAAGTATTATGCAGCCCTGATTATTCCTGAAAATTTCAGTTCTCACTTAATCGGAGCCTTACAGGGAACAAGCAGCCGGCCTCGCCTGGTTTATTATGTGAACGAGAAGCTAAACCCTATTGCTCCCAAAGTCACTGATATTGGGGCAGAAACAATAGAAGAGAACATTAATACCCAGTTTATCAAGCAGGTGAGCAAGGCTGTTGTCCAGCAGCTGAAGAAGGGCAAATCCCAGGCACTTGGAGATATATCCTCTTCCAGGAATGATGCTGTTGCTACTATCGATGATGCTATAACTGATATCTCTTCCACCCAAAATTCCATGAACTCTGTGGTGGCTTCCCTGAATAAAGCCAAGGGATCCTTGGATTCGGTAGATAAGACTTTGTCCGATCTGGATGGAACTATCAGCAATCTGAGAACATCTCTTAAAACAAGCCAAAATCTTATTGATACTACTCAGTCCGGTCTTCATAGGTTTAGTTCTTCAGCCAGTTCTGTTCTTACTTCCGGGGCTGCTAACATGTCTCTTCTGGCGATTCAGGTCAACACGGCTTCAGCTACGGTAAATCAATCCATCAGTGATGTATCTGCCCAAGCTGGTAAAGCGGAAGCCAAGCTGACTTCTATTGTTGCCCTGAATGAGAGTGTGGTTTCCCAACTGCAAACAGCCTTGACCTCATCGGGGCTGAACAAAAATTCAGATCTGTATCAAAAGCTCAGTTCCAGAATTTCTTCCTTGAAAGCCCAAGCAGATGCTCAGCGTTCAGCCCTGCAAACATTTACTTCTTCCTCCTCTGCTTCCCTGGCTGCTTCTCAAAAGGCCGCTTCCTCTTTAGGATCGGCTATATCTTCTGCTGCGACCAATTCTGCTAACACATTGAACACAGCTAATTCCCAGATAACGGGCACTATGATCACATCCCTGGATTCAACCCTGGGATCCCTGAGGTCAGTCATGGGATCAGCTGACGGAACCCTTATTGCCCTTCGGTCCGACATTCGCCAAAGCCGGAACATTCTTGTTCAGCTGTCAACCCTGATGGATCAGACCTCTTCTACCCTGAAAGCCGGCAGAAAATCGTTGAATTCTGCGAAAAATCAACTGGACTCTGTTCGCACAGATCTGATTGCTTTAGACAGTTCAGCCGCATGGAAGAAGATTCAGGGAATTTCGCCTGATCCTAAGGAAATAAGTGCTTTTATTTCTTCCCCTGTTTTACTGAATACGAAGACTGTTTACCCCATCAGCAATTACGGATCGGCCATCGCTCCTTTCTATACCAATTTAGCCCTGTGGGTAGGTGGTTTTATTCTTATTGCTATTATCAAAAGTGAAGTTGACCGGGAGGGCCTGAAGCGTTTTAGTGCCCGGGATGCTTATTTGGGCCGGCTGATGATGTTTCTCTTAGTGGGTCTTATGCAGGGCCTGGTTACTGCTGCCGGAGACCTTCTCATGGGAATTCAGTGTCAAAGTCCTGGTCTCTTTATTCTTGCCAGCGTCTTTCTTTCCTTTACCTATGTAAGCATTATTTATTCCCTGGCCATAGCTTTCAAGCATATAGGCAAGGCGATTGCAGTTCTTTTGGTTATTGTGCAGATTCCCGGATCATCCGGTACGTACCCGATTGAACTTATGCCTAAATTTTTCCGGTCTATTGAACCGTGGCTTCCCTTTACTTATGGGATTAATGCCATGCGTGAGACCATAGGAGGTATGTATAGGGGAGCATATTGGCATAATTTGGCCATGCTCCTGCCTTTTGTTATTGCAGCTTATTTCATTGGGATTTTTGTTCGGCCTTACCTGTTGAATCTTAATGCCCTCTTCGACCGTCGTTTGAGTGAAACCGACTTATTCATTGCGGAAAAGAATAATTTGACCAATTCCCGCTTCCGTCTGTCCAATGTTTTGCAGAATTTGTTGGATAACGATGAGTATAAGGAAAGAATCCAGAAGCGAACTCAGGCCTTCCTCGAGGTTTATCCTCGTCTGGTAGTGGCTGGGATTGTAGCCATTGCGGTTATTCCTGTTATCTTCTTAATTCTGATGTTTGTGGTTCCTGTCAAGATAGGCTTCCTCATTGCCTGGATTGTGTCCATTATTGTTATTGATACTTTCTTGATTGTCTTGGAATATATGCATGATTCTTATATTCGCGAGCTGGGTTTGAGTGAGATTCCGGATGAGGGAGCCAGGCTGGATTTGCTCAGACGCATTCGAACCCGGTGGTTCCCCAGCAACTCTTCGGCTGAACGCCTTAGTAAAGAGCATCCTCATATTAAGGAGGAGCACAAGTGA